The following are encoded together in the Pedobacter sp. D749 genome:
- a CDS encoding radical SAM protein has protein sequence MANTRDYIYYDYTKSLCPECLQLCDAKIVFQDAKVFMLKNCRTHGDSKVMIADDVEYYKQIRNYNKQSEMPLKFNTKVHYGCPYDCGLCTDHEQHSCLTVIEVTDRCNLACPTCYAMSSPSYGRHRTLEEIERMMDVVVANEGEPDVVQLSGGEPTVHPEFFRILDLAKTKPIKHLMVNTNGIRIAKDINFVEKLATYMPDFEIYLQFDSFSAEVLTKLRGEDLTEVRRKAIDHLNQFNVSTTLVVTLQNGLNDHEIGDILDYALKQKCVRGVTFQPTQVAGRNDDYNDQQGRITLTEVRRKIYEQYPTFTPQDLIPVPCNPDALCMAYALKIGDEVIPMTHLINPEDLLNNSKNTIVFEHDEKLKEHMLNLFSTGVSVDCAEDTFGELMCCLPRVKSDSLSYDNLFRIIIMNFMDPLDFDVRAVKKSCVHIVSDKYKMVPFETMNIFYRDNKIDLIREKLNMN, from the coding sequence ATGGCCAATACCAGAGATTATATATACTACGATTATACCAAGAGCCTTTGTCCGGAATGTTTACAGCTTTGCGATGCAAAAATTGTTTTTCAGGATGCTAAAGTGTTTATGTTGAAAAACTGCAGAACGCACGGTGATAGTAAAGTGATGATTGCTGATGATGTTGAATACTATAAACAGATCAGGAATTACAATAAACAGTCGGAAATGCCACTTAAGTTCAATACCAAAGTACATTACGGTTGCCCTTACGATTGTGGTTTGTGTACTGATCATGAACAGCATTCGTGTTTAACGGTAATAGAAGTTACTGATCGTTGCAACCTGGCCTGTCCGACTTGTTATGCCATGTCGTCGCCAAGTTATGGCAGGCACAGAACCTTGGAAGAAATAGAACGCATGATGGATGTTGTAGTAGCCAACGAAGGCGAACCCGATGTGGTTCAGCTTTCGGGCGGAGAGCCAACGGTACATCCTGAGTTCTTTAGGATTTTAGATCTTGCCAAAACCAAACCCATTAAACACCTGATGGTGAATACCAACGGGATCAGGATTGCCAAGGATATTAATTTTGTGGAAAAACTGGCAACTTATATGCCCGATTTTGAAATTTACCTGCAGTTTGATAGTTTCAGCGCTGAAGTATTAACAAAACTAAGGGGCGAAGATCTTACCGAAGTGAGGAGAAAAGCAATAGATCATTTAAATCAATTTAATGTATCTACTACTTTGGTGGTAACCTTGCAAAATGGGTTGAATGATCATGAAATTGGCGATATTTTAGATTATGCATTAAAGCAGAAATGTGTTCGTGGCGTTACTTTCCAGCCTACTCAGGTTGCCGGAAGAAATGATGATTATAATGATCAGCAGGGAAGAATCACCTTAACTGAGGTACGCAGAAAAATTTATGAGCAATACCCAACCTTTACCCCACAAGATTTAATCCCTGTGCCATGTAACCCCGATGCATTATGTATGGCTTATGCTTTAAAAATCGGTGATGAGGTGATCCCGATGACGCATTTGATCAATCCAGAAGATTTGCTCAACAATTCAAAAAATACGATTGTTTTTGAACACGATGAAAAATTGAAAGAACATATGCTCAACCTGTTTAGTACAGGTGTTTCAGTAGATTGTGCCGAAGATACCTTTGGCGAATTGATGTGCTGCCTGCCCAGGGTAAAATCAGATAGTTTAAGTTATGACAATTTATTTCGGATCATTATCATGAATTTTATGGACCCGCTGGACTTTGATGTACGTGCAGTTAAAAAATCATGTGTGCACATTGTGAGCGATAAATACAAAATGGTACCCTTCGAAACGATGAATATTTTTTACCGCGACAATAAAATAGATCTGATCAGGGAAAAATTAAATATGAACTAA
- a CDS encoding prolipoprotein diacylglyceryl transferase: protein MLLKTLSIFPFQFELFGNQYHYHYIFETLAFIIGVRLYYYYKKGIVDQISDENRLWIMLGAMFGALIGSRVVAVLETPEVINHLTFSILYQSKTIVGGLLGGLFGVELIKKIIGVNIASGDIYVIPILVALMIGRIGCFSMGIDEPTYGVPTHFFMGMDLGDGILRHPIMLYEMIYLLLLIFLFNRLKLVEMINGDRFKLFMVLYFLFRFLIEFIKPYQSLFLNLSSIHWSALFIFIYYYRFIIRISKQIAAKK, encoded by the coding sequence ATGCTACTAAAAACCCTTTCAATTTTTCCTTTTCAATTCGAGCTTTTTGGTAACCAATACCATTATCACTATATTTTCGAAACGCTCGCATTTATAATCGGTGTTAGGCTTTATTACTATTATAAAAAAGGCATCGTAGATCAGATTTCTGACGAAAACAGGCTTTGGATTATGTTGGGAGCCATGTTTGGCGCATTAATAGGATCTCGGGTGGTAGCTGTACTGGAAACTCCAGAGGTAATCAATCACCTAACGTTTTCAATTTTATATCAAAGTAAAACCATTGTTGGCGGTTTACTTGGTGGTTTGTTCGGTGTCGAATTGATAAAAAAGATCATAGGTGTGAATATCGCTTCTGGAGACATCTATGTGATCCCGATTTTGGTTGCACTGATGATAGGCCGTATCGGCTGCTTTTCCATGGGGATTGATGAACCAACTTATGGAGTTCCCACTCATTTTTTTATGGGTATGGATTTGGGCGACGGAATCCTTCGGCACCCGATAATGCTCTATGAAATGATTTATCTCCTACTGTTAATTTTTCTTTTTAACAGATTAAAACTGGTGGAAATGATTAACGGCGATCGATTTAAACTATTTATGGTATTGTATTTTCTATTTCGCTTCTTAATCGAATTTATTAAGCCTTATCAATCATTATTTTTAAATTTAAGCAGTATTCATTGGTCTGCATTGTTTATTTTTATTTATTATTATAGATTCATCATCAGAATTTCTAAACAAATAGCTGCTAAAAAGTAA
- a CDS encoding endonuclease/exonuclease/phosphatase family protein — MNTLKIIPVFLLLTIMAFAQEKAVPINIITYNIRLNVASDGVNAWPNRKDNVKALVKFHDADILCVQEALPEQFDALLENSNFDVVGVGREDGKRKGEFSAVYFDKDRFTKKDGGTFWLSETPDVPSKGWDAALNRVCSWVKLYDKLNNKEFIVFNTHYDHIGMKARIESAKLLKQKIQQIAPALPVVFTGDLNVTPETEAIATIKSFLTDAKEISVEPPYGPAGTFNGFHFDSDLKDRIDYIFVNKGFKVQKFAVLTDSKDKRYYSDHLPVFCRLFFK; from the coding sequence ATGAATACTTTAAAAATCATCCCTGTTTTTCTTTTATTAACCATTATGGCTTTTGCTCAGGAAAAAGCTGTTCCAATTAATATCATTACCTATAACATCCGCTTAAATGTGGCATCAGATGGTGTTAACGCCTGGCCAAACCGAAAAGACAATGTAAAAGCGTTAGTAAAATTTCACGATGCCGACATTCTGTGCGTACAGGAAGCCTTGCCCGAACAATTTGATGCATTGCTCGAAAATTCTAATTTCGATGTGGTAGGAGTTGGCCGTGAGGATGGGAAAAGAAAAGGAGAATTTTCTGCTGTTTATTTTGATAAAGACCGTTTCACTAAAAAAGATGGGGGAACGTTTTGGTTGTCAGAAACTCCTGATGTTCCATCAAAAGGTTGGGATGCTGCGCTGAACCGTGTATGCAGCTGGGTTAAATTGTACGATAAGTTAAATAATAAAGAATTTATCGTTTTTAATACCCATTACGATCATATTGGGATGAAAGCAAGAATTGAATCAGCTAAATTATTGAAACAAAAAATACAGCAGATAGCACCTGCTTTGCCGGTTGTTTTTACAGGCGATTTAAATGTAACACCCGAAACTGAAGCCATTGCAACCATCAAATCTTTTCTGACCGATGCTAAAGAGATTTCGGTAGAGCCACCGTATGGTCCTGCAGGTACTTTTAACGGTTTTCATTTCGATAGCGACTTGAAAGACCGGATTGACTACATTTTTGTAAACAAAGGTTTTAAGGTGCAAAAGTTTGCCGTTTTAACCGATAGTAAGGATAAAAGGTATTATTCTGATCATCTGCCAGTTTTCTGTAGACTTTTTTTTAAATAA